The genomic region CTTTTCTTGTGAAAGGTGCCTTTGAATATTGCAGATCCTCTGAATCCCATTGTGGGGACAACACATTAGTTCTGGCAGCATTGCTACTCTGGGCACTGAGTCACTTAATCTCGAGGGAATTTCTGTCCCTAGAGTTGGAAGagacattttctgtcttcacaGAGATAATAACAACAGCACCTCTGATCCCAGCCCTTAAGATATTTTAGTCTTCTCAGggaacaagaaaaacatttaaaagttcCTCTGTCTGAAAGTTACAGTGGaataatgtaattaaatgtACATGTGTGTACGTACACACGTGTGTCTGTACGTGAGTGCGTACGTGTGTGCAGACAGCAAACCTTTCATGTAGCTGGgtgaagcaaaaagaaaattggcTGGATGCCACCCCTAAAATGGTGGTCCAGGCTGAGCATGTCTCACGGGTCTTTTTAACATAAATCCCAACCcagtcttttctgtttctggacAGAGGCCATGGAGAGAAACAGTGCTGCCTTTCCCCGAGCACTAGACCCCACGCACCACTTCCACATAGCACTGCTGGATCAGAGACAGAGGCTGCGTGGCCAAATTGCTCACCTTCACAAGGCGGCTCGTAAACTCAACAAGTTCCGCAAAAGGTCCCTCATTGCCAATGTCAGTGGGAGCACCCtgactgcagcaggagcagtcaCAGCCATCGTGGGGCTGTCCCTGAGCCCGGCAACGCTGGGAGCTTCTCTCCTGGCGTCGGCTGTGGGTCTGGGCCTGGCCACTGCCGGGGGGGCGGTCAGCATCACCTCCGACCTCTCCTTAGTGCTCTGCAATTCCCGGGAGGTGAGGAAGGTGCAGGAAATTGCAATGACTTGTCGGAAACAGATGAGGGAAATCCTCGGCTGCCTGGAGTTCCTCCACCGGGGGCAAGGCCCAGGGGACCCCACACTGCGCCAGTCAGAGAAGAGGGCCTCCATCTCGCTGTACAACTCCGTCTGTTTCATGGTCTTTTGTGGATCCCACAGCTTCCTTGTGCCAGAATACACAAAGGAGGTCACAAAAGTGAGCCAGGCTGTGCTGAAGGCCAAAATCCAGAAGCTGGCTGCTAACCTCGAGACCTGCACCAGGGCGATGGATGAAGTCTGTGAACTTCTTGAGTCCAGGACAGAGCTTTCTCCACGCACGAGGAGACTCAACTTGGGTGCTAAAACCACTGCTGAGACTCCAAGACCATCCAGCTGAAACAGTGTTTGCCCCATACTTTAAACTGGGCTTGGAGACATTACATTATTAATTGCCACCATTAGCACTGCTACCTGTTGCTATCGTAATATTGGTCATGCTCATCCAGACAGGTGTGCACATCTCTCACATGCCTTATTTATACCTGAACACAAACTCCTTCATAATAGGAAGCTGAAGCTAAATCTTTTGCACACACCCCACCTGTCACCTCACAGCAGCCACCGGATTCAGGCTGGAGGTTATGATGGACATGTGGACTATTGGGTACACAGCAGCAGATCCCAGAgcctgcaggcaggggaaggtggCCGTTCCTCAGACCCATGTTTCCCCAGCCatctccccagctctgcttccccAAGACAGCAAAAAGAAGCGGCTCAGGAGGCTGATGACATCCCTGCAGTCGTGGTGCTGACTGACCCTGGACTGTAAATAACTTATGAATCTATGCGTAGTAAAAGGGCTGGTGTACCCTCAAAAAGCCAGCAGCTGCCAATTCCCGGTAGAGTACAGTCCTGTTACCAAGGTACATCTGGGAAGGCTGTTGAAGGAAATTTCAGATATGACAGACTGTATGGATGGCTCATCATCCCAGGGTGAAATAGTGGGGCCAGAAATTGTTATCCCTTCTGAAGAAACCTCTCCAGGCTGAGAACTGTGATGTTTGTGttctatttatttacatatgattattttaaggttttGATAGTGTatttaaagatgtattttttttcttttaaaaagaaggctTCTGCTCCAGAGGAAAGCAGCTGTTCTTAGAGGCAAAGCAAGTCTGTGGCATGTAAGAGCAAGTCACCTGTTCTTTGGTTGTGAGGGAGGGCAAGTCCCtgtaggaaaaggaaagtgtGGCCTGAATGCTGGTCATTATAAAATAGGTGAAACGCGGTCTATCAATGACAGATCTTAGGAACCAAAATGGGGAGTGACAGGTCAGTGACCCTGGGACCAGAGCCTGCCTCAGGAGACTGGTGGAAGAAAGCAGTTGTACCTCttgcagcagggagggaagcGTAGGCTGTTGTTACTGGTCtgagctgcagcccagctgtgaTGGGAGGACATCTGAGAGGTGGAGGTGCCGCTCTCCGTGCAGTCAAGCAGCCCATGAGACCCACAGTGGTTTGTCTGTGAGGGTGGAGGCAGCACTCACGGAAAGCTACTCATACTCCTAGTGATGCTTCCCTGGGTAAGCTTAATGTTAGCAAAATATATACTGGTACTAATACTCAAGAGGGGTGCAGAGGAGTAGGATGATTCAGTGGTAGAGCACTTAcgaagcaggaggaaggactgGGACTCTGTTTCAAGTGACTGTTTTGCTAAATATGTCCTTTGTGATTTTTGACCACTCAGTGCTTCAGCTCTTGGTCTAAAAACGGGGATAGTAGCACTTCCCTACCTCACAAGGATGTTTCTGGGACAAATATTGCAAAGTGCTCAGGTATTGTGATGATGGGGATCATGTCAGTACCTTGAAGAGGTACAAGGAAGAGGCCCCGGAAACTGGCTTGAGACAACTAGGAGTTAATGCAGGGATAATTCCACCTCCACAAGTAGGCCCCATTGGTAAGGGAAACTTCCCTGCAGATGCATGAATCAAAATGATCAGAAAACCCACTCAGTAATTCTGTAATGCTGAGCAAACTCTTAAGAAGGGCAATAGTACATCTCACAAAGCTTGAATCCTTGtcctttctgtctcttcctctcATGACATCAACATTTGTTTTTACACATaagaagaacaaaagctttggtCCTTCAGAGTGTGACTCAGATGCCTGTAATGCTCATGTTTGTTTGCCAGAAATTGAAAAGTACATTGCTGGTTCAATTAAATGAATATGAAGCACTTTTGTGTCAGTGTCTCTCTGCACACCTGCATATGATCACATTCCTGCCCCCTGGCTCACCCTGCTCGATTTCATGCTTCAGGCACTGGAGCCAGGGAATCAATAGGAGCAGCTGGACACGTTCAAAAGGGGAGAATGAAAAGTGAGGTCATCAGCTCCATGCCACACAGCTGGCACTTGTGTATGAGTGTATGCATTTATGTCTGTGTGAGTGCATACCCTGGTGTGCAAATTAGCCAAGGTACACTGTGGATGCTGATCTCTGACATGCAAACACCGAGGTGCATATGTGTGAGCACGTAACTGTATTTTCAGAGTGTGAACTGCGCACTATACAAAGGCAGACACGATGCTAAATTTTTCTTGGTAATCCAGCATATCCCCAGCTAACTCTACCAGATCAGTTACGACTTCACCATACTTCTGAGATGGCTGGTTTTATCATCACAGAGAAAATTATATAACTTAAATAGTTCTCCTACCTCCACAGTTTTCTAGTAATGCAGCTTTGTCCacatgtcacagaatcacagaatcactaaggttggaaaagacctgtaagatcatcaagtccaaccattacaaaaaaaaccaccaaaccaacaaaccaccACCCATCCACCCAcgaaaaccaccacaaaaaaaaaaaaacccaaaaaaaacccccacccaccacacagcaccatgcccatcaagccatgtcccacaatgccacatccacacgctccttgaatacctccagggagagtgactccactacctccctgggcagtctgttccactgtgttaccactctctcagtaaagaactttttcctaatatccagtctgtatctcccctggcgcaacttgaggccatttcctctagtcctgtcactagtcacttgggagaagagaccagcacccacctctctgcaacctcctttcaggtaattgtaattcagcctcctcttctccagactgaacaaccccagttccctcagctgctcctcataagacttgtgctccagactcctcaccagcttcgtcgcccttctctggacatgctccagcacctcaatgtctttcttgtagtgaggggcccaaaactgaacactgtATTCGAGGTGtagcctcaccagagccgagtacagaggcatgatcacctccctgctcctgctggccacactatttctgatacaggccacaCACAGGAAACTACataggaaaaacaacagctctGAATGGACTACTCTGACTGGCAGAAGAATCTGAATTTGATACCTTAGAGCTTC from Gavia stellata isolate bGavSte3 chromosome 4, bGavSte3.hap2, whole genome shotgun sequence harbors:
- the APOLD1 gene encoding apolipoprotein L domain-containing protein 1, which translates into the protein MERNSAAFPRALDPTHHFHIALLDQRQRLRGQIAHLHKAARKLNKFRKRSLIANVSGSTLTAAGAVTAIVGLSLSPATLGASLLASAVGLGLATAGGAVSITSDLSLVLCNSREVRKVQEIAMTCRKQMREILGCLEFLHRGQGPGDPTLRQSEKRASISLYNSVCFMVFCGSHSFLVPEYTKEVTKVSQAVLKAKIQKLAANLETCTRAMDEVCELLESRTELSPRTRRLNLGAKTTAETPRPSS